A genomic window from Micromonospora violae includes:
- a CDS encoding Rv2578c family radical SAM protein: protein MRWDNLTAPPVEGDPERAAPATPPLPLALPGAIARTFDTPEFAGMTFYEVQAKSILNRVPGQSRVPFEWTINPYRGCSHACRYCFARNTHTYLDLDAGADFDRKVIVKVNAGELVRRELAAPRWRGAHVAMGTNVDCYQRAEGRYRLMPQIIGALRDFANPFSILTKGTLILRDLPLLRQAAEVTTVGISFSVGFVDERLWRSVEPGTPHPGRRLDAVRALSDAGFSVGVLMAPILPGLSDDDASIDATVSAIAAAGATSVTALPLHLRPGAREWYAPWLAREHPHLVPRYRELYRAGAYAPQAYQREVTARVRIAARRHGMHRGERGDNRNLPEPPPPSAAEQLTLL, encoded by the coding sequence ATGCGCTGGGACAACCTCACCGCTCCCCCGGTCGAGGGAGACCCCGAGCGGGCAGCGCCAGCGACGCCACCCCTGCCGCTGGCGCTGCCCGGCGCCATCGCACGCACCTTCGACACCCCCGAGTTCGCCGGGATGACCTTCTACGAGGTGCAGGCCAAGTCCATCCTCAACCGGGTGCCCGGGCAGTCGCGCGTCCCGTTCGAGTGGACGATCAACCCGTACCGGGGTTGCTCTCATGCATGCCGCTACTGCTTCGCGAGAAATACTCACACTTATCTCGACCTCGACGCCGGTGCCGACTTCGACCGGAAGGTGATCGTCAAGGTCAACGCCGGTGAGCTGGTCCGACGAGAGCTGGCCGCGCCGAGATGGCGGGGCGCACACGTGGCGATGGGCACCAACGTCGACTGCTACCAGCGGGCCGAGGGCCGCTACCGGCTGATGCCGCAGATCATCGGCGCCCTGCGAGACTTCGCCAACCCGTTCTCGATCCTCACCAAGGGCACGCTGATCCTGCGCGACCTGCCCCTGCTGCGTCAGGCCGCCGAGGTGACAACCGTGGGCATCTCCTTCTCGGTCGGGTTCGTCGACGAGCGGCTCTGGCGGTCCGTCGAGCCGGGCACACCGCACCCGGGCCGCCGGCTGGACGCGGTGCGGGCACTCAGCGACGCCGGTTTCTCCGTCGGGGTGTTGATGGCCCCGATCCTGCCCGGCCTCAGCGACGACGACGCCTCGATCGACGCCACCGTGTCGGCGATCGCCGCAGCCGGTGCGACAAGCGTGACCGCGCTACCGCTGCACCTGCGTCCCGGGGCCCGGGAGTGGTACGCGCCCTGGCTCGCCCGGGAGCACCCGCACCTCGTGCCCCGCTACCGCGAGCTGTACCGGGCCGGCGCGTACGCCCCGCAGGCGTACCAGCGGGAGGTGACCGCACGGGTGCGGATCGCCGCCCGCCGGCACGGGATGCACCGCGGCGAGCGGGGCGACAACCGCAACCTCCCCGAGCCGCCACCACCATCGGCGGCCGAGCAGCTGACGCTGCTGTAG
- a CDS encoding thiol-disulfide oxidoreductase DCC family protein, translating into METSTFVYDGDCAFCTSCAEFIERRIPTTARVVPWQFADLDALGLTVAECEEAVQWVGADGSRAAGPDAIAKLLAASGPLWRVAGAGLRIPPVRVAAWPLYRWVARNRHRLPGGTAACSLPQEARERLYGPAGRPTTGA; encoded by the coding sequence ATGGAGACGTCGACCTTCGTCTACGACGGGGACTGCGCGTTCTGCACGAGCTGTGCGGAGTTCATCGAGCGCCGCATCCCCACCACCGCGCGGGTGGTGCCCTGGCAGTTCGCCGACCTGGACGCGCTCGGCCTCACCGTGGCCGAGTGCGAGGAGGCCGTGCAGTGGGTCGGCGCGGACGGCTCTCGTGCGGCGGGCCCGGACGCCATCGCGAAGCTTCTCGCGGCGAGTGGTCCGCTGTGGCGGGTCGCCGGTGCCGGCCTGCGGATCCCGCCGGTGCGCGTCGCGGCCTGGCCGTTGTACCGCTGGGTGGCACGCAACCGACACCGCCTGCCGGGCGGCACGGCGGCCTGCTCACTGCCGCAGGAGGCCCGGGAGCGGCTCTACGGGCCGGCCGGTCGCCCGACCACCGGCGCCTGA
- a CDS encoding HTTM domain-containing protein translates to MTRWLTEAVPRGRVAAFRTLIYLFVAADLVIFTPWVRTRVSVPGDLYQPLLIGRLLPLPTPTETLVTVFFWALLLLALLAATGRAPRLLGWAVCALYLEWMIIAMSYGKVDHDRFGLLVALAVLPTAGRARHGDTTRTEAGGWALRVTQIAVICTYFLAAFAKLRFGGLDWLTGSVLARAIIRRGTDLADLIAQVPYLLIVAQFGIVAFELLSPVVFFLPPRWRHAMVGFFYSFHAVTIATITISFAPHLAAMTSFLPLERVRPLVWARRLVGRGTPASATTAAPEPRPADVETVPVTPGQGPVAAGAERALDDQAPVVGRPAGP, encoded by the coding sequence ATGACCCGCTGGCTGACCGAGGCCGTCCCCCGGGGCCGGGTGGCCGCGTTCCGCACCCTGATCTACCTGTTCGTCGCCGCCGACCTGGTGATCTTCACCCCCTGGGTACGCACCCGGGTCAGCGTGCCCGGCGACCTCTACCAGCCACTCCTGATCGGCCGCCTACTCCCACTACCGACGCCAACCGAGACGCTGGTGACGGTGTTCTTCTGGGCGTTGCTGCTGCTCGCCCTCCTCGCCGCCACCGGACGGGCACCCCGGCTGCTCGGCTGGGCGGTGTGCGCGCTGTACCTGGAGTGGATGATCATCGCGATGAGCTACGGGAAGGTCGACCACGACCGGTTCGGCCTGCTCGTCGCACTCGCCGTACTGCCCACCGCCGGTCGCGCCCGACACGGCGACACCACCCGCACCGAGGCCGGCGGCTGGGCCCTCCGCGTCACCCAGATCGCGGTGATCTGCACGTACTTCCTGGCCGCGTTCGCCAAGCTGCGCTTCGGCGGCCTGGACTGGCTGACCGGCTCGGTGCTGGCCCGGGCGATCATCCGACGCGGCACCGACCTGGCGGACCTGATCGCCCAGGTGCCGTACCTGCTGATCGTCGCCCAGTTCGGCATCGTGGCGTTCGAACTGCTGAGCCCGGTGGTCTTTTTCCTGCCACCCCGCTGGCGACACGCCATGGTCGGCTTCTTCTACTCGTTCCACGCGGTCACCATCGCGACCATCACGATCTCGTTCGCGCCGCACCTGGCCGCGATGACCAGCTTCCTCCCGCTGGAGCGGGTGCGCCCGCTGGTCTGGGCCCGCCGGCTCGTCGGCCGCGGCACCCCCGCATCAGCGACGACGGCCGCCCCGGAACCGCGCCCGGCGGACGTCGAGACCGTGCCGGTCACGCCTGGCCAGGGCCCGGTGGCTGCTGGCGCGGAGCGGGCGCTCGACGATCAGGCGCCGGTGGTCGGGCGACCGGCCGGCCCGTAG
- the trxA gene encoding thioredoxin produces MATVELTSANFDEVTGNDGIVLVDFWADWCGPCKRFAPVYERSSEKHQNIVFGKVDTEAQQELGAKFDIRSIPTIMAIRDGVIVFAQPGALPESALENLIEQVEALDMDDVRKQLAEHNH; encoded by the coding sequence ATGGCAACCGTTGAGCTGACCTCGGCGAACTTCGACGAGGTGACCGGCAACGACGGCATCGTCCTGGTCGACTTCTGGGCCGACTGGTGTGGTCCGTGCAAGCGGTTCGCCCCGGTCTACGAGCGCTCCTCGGAGAAGCACCAGAACATCGTCTTCGGCAAGGTCGACACTGAGGCTCAGCAGGAGCTGGGCGCCAAGTTCGACATCCGCTCGATCCCGACGATCATGGCGATCCGTGACGGCGTCATCGTCTTCGCCCAGCCGGGCGCCCTTCCCGAGTCCGCGCTGGAGAACCTGATCGAGCAGGTCGAGGCGCTGGACATGGACGACGTCCGCAAGCAGTTGGCCGAGCACAACCACTGA
- a CDS encoding MaoC family dehydratase translates to MQFGRYYEEFEVGAVYRHWPGKTVTEYDDHLFCLLTMNHHPLHMDAHYAATASQFKRNVVVGNYIYSLLLGMSVPDVSGKAIANLEVESLRHVAPTFHGDTIYGETTVLDKRESGSKPDRGVVSVETRGYNQDGTMVCVFRRKVMVPKQEYAAAAAPDGVDPERPSFPTPR, encoded by the coding sequence ATGCAGTTCGGTCGCTACTACGAGGAGTTCGAGGTCGGCGCGGTCTACCGGCACTGGCCGGGCAAGACCGTCACCGAGTACGACGACCACCTCTTCTGCCTGCTCACCATGAACCACCACCCGCTGCACATGGACGCGCACTACGCCGCGACGGCCAGCCAGTTCAAGCGCAACGTCGTGGTCGGCAACTACATCTACTCGCTGCTGCTCGGCATGTCGGTGCCCGATGTGAGTGGAAAGGCGATCGCCAACCTGGAGGTCGAGTCGCTGCGGCACGTCGCGCCGACCTTCCACGGCGACACCATCTACGGCGAGACCACCGTGCTGGACAAGCGGGAGTCCGGCTCGAAACCCGACCGGGGAGTGGTGTCGGTGGAGACTCGCGGCTACAACCAGGACGGCACGATGGTCTGCGTCTTCCGGCGCAAGGTGATGGTGCCCAAGCAGGAGTACGCGGCCGCCGCGGCCCCCGACGGAGTGGACCCCGAGCGGCCCAGCTTCCCCACGCCACGCTGA
- a CDS encoding TrmH family RNA methyltransferase, producing MTDDQLEVGVGPWPGDPPDDPRYDPQLLAEGDRRNVVDRYRYWRHEAIVADLDRHRHGFHVAIENWQHDFNIGTVVRNANAFNAAEVHIVGRRRWNRRGAMVTDRYQHVRHHETIEEFVAWAAERRLPVFGIDNLPGSRPLETGTLPRDCVLLFGQEGPGLSGPARAACDQLYSIAQYGSTRSINAGVASGIAMHAWIRAHAGAPPD from the coding sequence GTGACCGACGACCAGCTTGAGGTGGGCGTGGGCCCCTGGCCGGGGGACCCACCGGACGACCCCCGTTACGACCCGCAGTTGCTGGCGGAGGGGGACCGGCGCAACGTCGTCGACCGCTACCGCTACTGGCGGCACGAGGCGATCGTCGCCGACCTGGACCGGCACCGGCACGGCTTCCACGTCGCGATCGAGAACTGGCAGCACGACTTCAACATCGGCACTGTGGTGCGCAACGCCAACGCGTTCAACGCCGCCGAGGTGCACATCGTCGGACGGCGACGGTGGAACCGGCGTGGCGCGATGGTGACCGATCGGTACCAGCACGTACGGCACCACGAGACGATCGAGGAGTTCGTCGCGTGGGCGGCCGAGCGGCGCCTGCCGGTGTTCGGCATCGACAACCTGCCCGGGTCGCGTCCGTTGGAGACCGGCACCCTGCCGCGGGACTGCGTGTTGCTGTTCGGCCAGGAGGGGCCCGGTCTCTCCGGGCCGGCCCGCGCCGCGTGCGACCAGCTCTACTCCATCGCCCAGTACGGCTCGACGAGGTCGATCAACGCGGGCGTGGCCAGCGGAATCGCGATGCACGCCTGGATCCGGGCGCACGCCGGCGCGCCGCCGGACTGA
- a CDS encoding DUF6758 family protein, with the protein MSCPRCGGPVRAPDLMNADSRCLRCGPVPPLHVPEHIGAEIVASVVERITATSDAPVTPLWCPWPLPPGWTLTGVAYAGDDRTGVRATAVACAGPAPLGGGPADLVFVAEEPGVGLGTRLAGLAGPDPGPELVDALTDPGSGHPDHVGQAKIKVGGHPTPLWLVSSPTDRSAYAGEARGMWLHAIAWPASAGHLLAEDVVLHDLTEWTPPELVYGAPSPYLPGRA; encoded by the coding sequence GTGAGTTGTCCGAGATGCGGGGGCCCGGTACGGGCGCCGGATCTGATGAACGCCGACTCAAGGTGTCTGCGGTGCGGCCCGGTGCCGCCGCTGCACGTGCCCGAGCACATCGGAGCGGAGATTGTGGCGAGCGTGGTGGAGCGGATCACCGCGACCAGCGATGCGCCGGTGACGCCGCTGTGGTGCCCGTGGCCGCTGCCGCCCGGTTGGACACTCACCGGGGTGGCGTACGCCGGGGACGACCGGACGGGAGTGCGGGCGACCGCGGTGGCCTGCGCGGGCCCGGCGCCACTCGGCGGTGGCCCGGCCGATCTGGTCTTCGTGGCCGAGGAACCCGGAGTGGGCCTGGGCACCCGGCTCGCCGGGCTGGCCGGCCCGGACCCCGGACCGGAGTTGGTCGACGCGCTGACCGACCCGGGCTCGGGTCACCCTGACCACGTCGGACAGGCAAAGATCAAGGTCGGCGGGCACCCCACTCCACTGTGGTTGGTGAGTTCGCCAACAGATCGAAGCGCGTACGCAGGCGAGGCTCGGGGAATGTGGCTCCATGCGATAGCCTGGCCGGCGAGTGCGGGTCACCTGCTCGCGGAAGATGTCGTGTTACACGACCTGACCGAGTGGACTCCGCCCGAGCTCGTGTACGGCGCACCGTCCCCGTACCTACCCGGTAGAGCTTGA
- a CDS encoding PH domain-containing protein, translating into MGSPSGPPFDPDDPDRERRERDTEPIPRIGPDDGPGYGAGPGLSDGPSLSDDVGYGDGPGYAGQGRSGRGWVRDPEAGYQPPQISEDELAGLRADATGAAPRRVLPLEDEPSSLVARYLFPTERYRGEWKRHWIHLTNPLLIGIAATFVLGYLSGFLAGQNVGALTTIAVLLWFAVMGWVAWKVADWWYDRFILTNKRVMVVNGIVTRKVAMMPLVRVTDMKYEQTPTGRALNYGTFVLESAGQEQALREIKNLPNPNELYLRVVEEMYEPQAVEARLGKEADEAKADDGA; encoded by the coding sequence ATGGGCAGCCCCTCCGGTCCACCCTTCGACCCGGACGACCCCGACCGGGAACGCCGCGAGCGTGACACCGAGCCGATCCCGCGGATCGGGCCTGATGACGGCCCGGGCTACGGGGCCGGCCCCGGTCTCTCCGATGGTCCGTCCCTTTCGGACGACGTCGGCTACGGCGACGGGCCCGGCTATGCCGGTCAGGGCCGCTCCGGTCGGGGATGGGTCCGTGACCCGGAGGCCGGCTATCAGCCACCGCAGATCTCCGAGGATGAGCTGGCCGGGTTGCGGGCTGACGCGACCGGCGCGGCTCCTCGGCGGGTGCTGCCCCTGGAAGACGAACCCAGTTCGTTGGTGGCTCGTTACCTCTTCCCCACCGAGCGCTACCGGGGCGAGTGGAAGCGGCACTGGATCCACCTCACCAACCCGCTGTTGATCGGCATCGCGGCGACCTTCGTGCTCGGCTACCTCTCCGGCTTCCTCGCCGGCCAGAACGTCGGGGCGCTGACCACCATCGCCGTGCTGCTCTGGTTCGCGGTGATGGGCTGGGTGGCGTGGAAGGTCGCCGACTGGTGGTATGACCGGTTCATCCTGACCAACAAGCGGGTCATGGTGGTCAACGGCATCGTCACCCGCAAGGTGGCGATGATGCCGCTGGTCCGGGTCACCGACATGAAGTACGAGCAGACCCCGACCGGTCGAGCGCTCAACTACGGCACCTTCGTGCTGGAGTCCGCCGGCCAGGAGCAGGCGCTCCGCGAGATCAAGAACCTGCCCAACCCGAACGAGCTCTACCTGCGTGTCGTCGAAGAGATGTACGAGCCGCAGGCGGTCGAGGCGCGGCTCGGCAAGGAGGCCGACGAGGCCAAGGCCGATGACGGTGCGTGA
- a CDS encoding SigE family RNA polymerase sigma factor has product MASRDSLEEQFREFVAARSAALLRTAYLLTGDWATAEDLLQTALTKTYLAWKRLGGIEAVEPYARRVMVNTSTSWWRRRWHGERPTEVLPERAGVDEIEQQLDRDLLWRHLRELPNRQRAVLVLRYYEDMSEAQTAAMLDISLGTVKSQTSRALATLRRRLGADAPDLAAAAGVAGRPAAAAGASARTAAAAGGGAATGAAGRTTGSGSRTGRVPVGGAAGTPRPGRVAPRPVVPRSITPQVVLPTAPAAVPVGTGSGEQQ; this is encoded by the coding sequence GTGGCGAGCAGGGACTCGTTGGAGGAGCAGTTCCGCGAGTTCGTCGCGGCGCGCTCCGCCGCGCTCCTGCGCACCGCTTACCTGCTCACCGGGGACTGGGCCACGGCCGAGGATCTGCTCCAGACCGCGCTGACCAAGACCTACCTCGCGTGGAAGCGGCTCGGCGGGATTGAGGCTGTCGAGCCGTACGCCCGGCGTGTGATGGTCAACACGTCGACCAGTTGGTGGCGGCGGCGCTGGCACGGCGAACGCCCGACCGAGGTGCTGCCCGAGCGGGCCGGTGTCGACGAGATCGAACAGCAACTTGACCGTGACCTGCTCTGGCGGCACCTCCGGGAGCTGCCCAACCGGCAGCGGGCCGTGCTGGTGCTGCGCTACTACGAGGACATGTCGGAGGCGCAGACCGCCGCGATGCTGGACATTTCCCTCGGCACGGTGAAGAGCCAGACGTCGCGGGCGCTGGCCACGCTGCGCCGGCGATTGGGCGCCGACGCACCGGACCTCGCCGCCGCAGCCGGCGTCGCCGGGCGACCGGCCGCCGCAGCCGGCGCCTCCGCTCGGACGGCGGCTGCCGCCGGTGGCGGGGCCGCGACCGGTGCCGCCGGCCGGACGACAGGCTCGGGTTCCCGGACCGGACGGGTCCCGGTGGGCGGTGCCGCTGGCACCCCGAGGCCAGGGCGGGTGGCTCCGCGCCCCGTCGTGCCGCGTTCGATCACCCCGCAGGTCGTGCTGCCCACTGCCCCGGCGGCCGTGCCCGTCGGCACGGGCTCCGGTGAGCAGCAGTGA
- a CDS encoding PHP domain-containing protein, with translation MTSRTGSAPRIDLHAHSTASDGTLTPAELVGAASDAGLDVLAITDHDTTAGWAPAVRALPTGLRLIRGAELSCRWSGAQPAVPLHLLAYLFDQDHPELVAELARVRAAREERGERMVSLLRADGIDVNWPDILAGAGGGTVGRPHIAQALIRVGLVGSVREAFGPNWLGERYRLPKEDIDVFRAIRLVRAAGGVPVFAHPRATRRGRVVPDELIAELAAAGLAGLEADHEDHSPAEREHVRALAAELGLFVTGSSDFHGTHKTVQLGAFSTSVEAYERIVADGVTEVASG, from the coding sequence GTGACCTCGCGTACCGGCTCCGCCCCCCGGATCGACCTGCACGCCCACTCGACGGCCAGCGACGGCACGCTGACTCCGGCCGAACTGGTCGGCGCGGCCTCCGACGCCGGGCTGGACGTGCTGGCGATCACCGACCACGACACCACGGCCGGCTGGGCGCCGGCCGTCCGCGCGCTGCCGACCGGTCTGCGTCTGATCCGGGGTGCGGAGCTGTCGTGTCGCTGGTCCGGCGCGCAGCCGGCGGTGCCGCTGCACCTGCTCGCGTACCTGTTCGATCAGGACCATCCGGAGTTGGTGGCCGAGCTGGCTCGGGTCCGGGCCGCCCGGGAAGAACGCGGTGAACGGATGGTCAGCCTCCTCCGGGCCGACGGCATCGACGTGAACTGGCCGGACATCCTGGCCGGCGCGGGTGGCGGCACCGTGGGACGCCCACACATCGCGCAGGCACTCATCCGCGTCGGCCTGGTCGGCAGCGTCCGGGAGGCGTTCGGCCCGAACTGGCTGGGCGAGCGGTACCGGCTGCCCAAGGAGGATATCGACGTGTTCCGGGCCATCCGACTGGTCCGGGCGGCCGGAGGCGTGCCGGTCTTCGCCCACCCGCGAGCCACCCGACGAGGCCGGGTCGTGCCCGACGAGCTGATCGCCGAGCTGGCCGCCGCCGGGCTCGCCGGGCTGGAGGCCGACCACGAGGACCACAGCCCGGCCGAACGGGAGCATGTGCGGGCGCTCGCCGCCGAGCTGGGTCTGTTCGTCACCGGCTCCTCGGATTTTCACGGCACCCACAAGACGGTTCAGCTCGGCGCGTTCAGCACCAGCGTCGAGGCGTACGAGCGGATCGTCGCCGACGGGGTGACCGAGGTCGCTTCGGGTTGA
- a CDS encoding MarC family protein, which translates to MDLKLFGEVFVTLLVITDPPGMMPIFLALTGPLPARDRNRAAWQAVALALGVIVVFAVAGQTLLDYLHVDLPALQAAGGLLLVLVALELLTGKADDPSQQVTSNIALVPLGTPLLAGPGAIVATMLFVQQADGLGEFSAIAVAILAVMVAVWIVLRFSGGIVKILRPGGIEVLTRIAGLLLAAIAVQLIADAVAAFVTHYVNMT; encoded by the coding sequence GTGGATCTGAAGCTGTTCGGCGAGGTCTTCGTGACCCTGCTGGTGATCACCGACCCGCCGGGCATGATGCCGATCTTCCTGGCGTTGACCGGCCCGCTGCCCGCGCGCGACCGCAACCGGGCGGCCTGGCAGGCTGTCGCCCTGGCGCTCGGCGTCATCGTGGTCTTCGCGGTGGCGGGGCAGACCCTGCTCGACTACCTGCACGTGGACCTGCCGGCGTTGCAGGCCGCCGGTGGTCTGCTGCTCGTGCTCGTCGCCCTGGAACTGCTCACCGGCAAGGCCGACGACCCGAGCCAGCAGGTCACCTCCAACATCGCGCTGGTGCCGCTGGGCACGCCGCTGCTGGCCGGCCCGGGCGCCATCGTGGCCACCATGCTCTTCGTCCAGCAGGCCGACGGGCTGGGAGAGTTCAGCGCCATCGCCGTGGCGATCCTCGCCGTGATGGTCGCCGTCTGGATCGTCCTGCGATTCTCCGGCGGCATCGTGAAGATCCTCCGGCCCGGCGGGATCGAGGTGCTGACCCGGATCGCCGGCCTGCTGCTGGCCGCGATCGCCGTGCAGCTCATCGCCGACGCCGTGGCCGCCTTCGTGACCCACTACGTGAACATGACCTGA
- a CDS encoding RecB family exonuclease — MSGVDGRIAGVRRSSSAGRPAAGGRAPRQRAGDAEQLGFEGMPERLFVCTPSKLGAYADCPRRYRYSYLDRPVPSKGPPWAHNSLGASVHTALKNWYALPADRRRPEALATLLKGTWVREGYRDDEQERAAYRRALGWLEAYVETLEPDADPLGVERVVAVKTAVLAFNGRADRIDSRPGPDGPELVIVDYKTGRTGLDTDDARGSQALALYAYAAERVFRRPCRRVELHHLPTGTVAGHDHTVESLARQLTRAEETARDIMAAERAVADGADADEAFPVAPSPRCGWCDFRRHCPAGAQVPGKEPWAAMDRPADG; from the coding sequence ATGTCGGGGGTGGATGGCAGGATCGCAGGCGTGCGACGATCCTCATCAGCGGGGCGGCCAGCCGCTGGCGGCCGGGCCCCCCGGCAGCGCGCCGGCGACGCCGAGCAGCTCGGCTTCGAGGGCATGCCGGAGCGGCTGTTCGTCTGCACCCCGAGCAAGCTCGGCGCGTACGCAGACTGTCCGCGTCGCTACCGCTACTCCTACCTCGACCGGCCCGTCCCATCCAAGGGCCCGCCGTGGGCGCACAACTCGCTCGGCGCCAGCGTGCACACCGCCCTGAAAAACTGGTATGCGCTCCCCGCCGACCGGCGGCGACCCGAGGCGTTGGCCACGCTGCTCAAGGGCACCTGGGTCCGCGAGGGCTACCGCGACGACGAGCAGGAGCGGGCCGCCTACCGGCGGGCGTTGGGGTGGCTGGAGGCGTACGTCGAGACGCTGGAGCCGGATGCCGACCCGCTCGGCGTGGAACGGGTGGTGGCGGTCAAGACCGCGGTGCTGGCGTTCAACGGTCGCGCCGACCGGATCGACTCCCGGCCCGGCCCGGACGGGCCGGAGCTGGTCATCGTCGACTACAAGACCGGCCGCACCGGCCTGGACACGGACGACGCCCGGGGGTCGCAGGCGCTGGCGCTCTACGCGTACGCCGCCGAACGGGTGTTCCGTCGGCCGTGCCGTCGGGTGGAGCTGCACCACCTGCCGACCGGCACGGTCGCCGGCCACGACCACACCGTCGAGTCGCTGGCCCGACAACTGACCCGGGCGGAAGAGACAGCCCGCGACATCATGGCCGCCGAACGGGCGGTCGCCGACGGTGCCGACGCCGACGAGGCGTTCCCGGTGGCCCCCAGCCCGCGCTGTGGCTGGTGCGACTTCCGTCGGCACTGCCCGGCGGGCGCGCAGGTTCCCGGCAAGGAGCCGTGGGCGGCCATGGACCGGCCCGCCGACGGCTGA
- a CDS encoding oxygenase MpaB family protein, with protein sequence MDSDDLGLFGPGSVTWKVHEEPILIVAGLRSLYLQALHPRAMAGVAQNSNYRTDAWGRLVRTATYVATTVYGTTAEAEAAGARLRRLHGRLRATDTHTGEEFRIDEPDLLRWVHVTEVESFLSTARRAGLPLSDAEVDGYYTEQRRAAALVGLDPATVPGTAAEVAEYYGAVRPQLRMTREAAETAVFLTAPPLPWKLSLPVRLGLTLGPPRWAYLGIAGTAFGLLPPWAHRMYGGLGLPTTALSADLSVRALRLAFAAVPRRYLEGPLMQAAKERAARHAALAG encoded by the coding sequence GTGGACTCCGATGACCTCGGCCTGTTCGGTCCGGGTTCGGTCACGTGGAAGGTGCACGAGGAGCCGATCCTGATCGTCGCCGGCCTGCGTTCGCTCTACCTCCAGGCGTTGCACCCACGGGCCATGGCCGGGGTCGCGCAGAACAGCAACTACCGCACCGATGCCTGGGGCCGGCTGGTCCGCACCGCCACCTACGTGGCGACCACCGTCTACGGGACCACCGCCGAGGCGGAGGCCGCCGGGGCCCGGCTGCGCCGCCTGCACGGCCGGCTGCGGGCCACCGACACGCACACCGGTGAGGAGTTCCGGATCGACGAACCGGACCTGCTGCGCTGGGTGCACGTGACCGAGGTCGAGTCGTTCCTGAGCACGGCCCGGCGCGCCGGGCTGCCGCTGAGCGACGCCGAGGTGGACGGCTACTACACCGAGCAGCGCCGCGCCGCCGCCCTGGTCGGCCTGGACCCGGCCACCGTCCCGGGCACCGCCGCCGAGGTCGCCGAGTACTACGGGGCCGTACGGCCACAGCTGCGGATGACCCGGGAGGCCGCCGAGACGGCGGTGTTCCTGACCGCCCCGCCGCTGCCGTGGAAGCTCAGCCTGCCGGTCCGGTTGGGGCTCACCCTGGGCCCACCACGCTGGGCGTACCTGGGGATCGCCGGCACCGCGTTCGGGCTGCTGCCGCCGTGGGCGCACCGGATGTACGGCGGTCTGGGGTTACCGACCACCGCGCTGTCGGCGGACCTGAGCGTGCGCGCGCTGCGGCTCGCGTTCGCCGCCGTCCCCCGCCGATATCTGGAGGGGCCGTTGATGCAGGCGGCCAAGGAACGGGCCGCACGGCACGCCGCGCTGGCCGGCTGA
- a CDS encoding Fur family transcriptional regulator yields MSGAEELLRSRGLRVTRPRLAVLDVLAGGGHLEVDEITRRVRERLDSVSTQAVYDVLGALSRAGLSRRIEPAGSPARYEARVGDNHHHVVCRSCGEIADIDCAVGSAPCLEPNVAHGFEVDEAEVTFWGLCPGCRARRSADV; encoded by the coding sequence ATGTCCGGTGCTGAGGAGCTGCTGCGGTCCAGGGGCCTGCGTGTCACCCGGCCGCGCCTCGCGGTGCTCGACGTGTTGGCCGGCGGCGGCCACCTGGAGGTCGACGAGATCACCCGGCGGGTCCGCGAACGCCTCGACTCGGTCTCCACCCAGGCGGTCTACGACGTGCTGGGCGCGCTGTCCCGGGCCGGGCTGTCGCGTCGGATCGAGCCGGCGGGCAGTCCCGCGCGTTACGAGGCACGCGTGGGCGACAACCACCACCACGTGGTCTGCCGAAGCTGCGGGGAGATCGCCGACATCGACTGCGCGGTGGGCAGCGCCCCGTGCCTGGAGCCGAATGTCGCGCACGGGTTCGAGGTGGACGAGGCCGAAGTGACCTTCTGGGGTCTCTGCCCGGGTTGCCGGGCCCGCCGCTCCGCCGACGTCTGA